A genomic region of Actinomycetes bacterium contains the following coding sequences:
- a CDS encoding glycosyltransferase family 1 protein — translation MKAQRSFTVRPRLPDELAALARLASNLRWSWDLHTQELFEQIDPALWAESRHDPRRLLAAVAPQRLAELAGDSSFRERLGGVDAELDSYLQRPRWFHRQLADDGDLSDSPAGTWPEDTKVAYFSPEFGISEAIPQYSGGLGVLAGDHVKASSDLGVPLVAVGLFYRHGYFRQELSVDGWQQEHYVDLDPHALALEPCVDVRVEVELAGRTASLQVWKATIGRVPLYLLDADVPENPPELQLVTDRLYGGDVEHRLRQEIVLGIGGVRALEALGEPASVFHTNEGHAGFLGLERVRALMSEQDLTFAEAFEGVRAGSVFTTHTPVPAGIDRFPRELIEKYFSSWAQECGVTIEDLMRLGRRPGPDAEDRFNMAVMGMRLARHRNGVSELHGSVSRTMFSELWPGVPQREVPVGHITNGVHGNTWVSPEFSRLFESAMGRQWQWDPYAWDGVDSIPDSELDQARRSGRERLIATVRGAIRETALAAGRSPSDLEWVSSALDPDVLTICFARRMATHKRAALLLSQPDRLRALLSDPDLPVQFVFAGKAHPQDDRGKEMIRQLVAFSHEPGHRHRFVFVEDYDMAIARSMVQGADVWLNTPLRPLEASGTSGMKAVLNGALHCSVLDGWWAECFSPGSDDGGGLPNGWAISSAPESEDEERRSELEADSLFELLENQVIPMFARRDPAGLRTDWLARVRESLRTLGPQVGAHRMVRDYVTDEYLPAAHRSASAGADDWKAARELAAFRARVARAWPAVRVDDVRTDEGVADLGGARAVEAVVSLGELTPQEAQVQLVTGHVGPTGELEHPVIVTMSCAEPPVDGLYRYTGEAPLEVAGRMGVTVRVVPDHPLLTDAVEFGRIAWAG, via the coding sequence ATGAAGGCCCAGCGCAGCTTCACGGTGCGACCCCGCCTGCCTGATGAACTGGCAGCGCTGGCACGCCTGGCCTCCAACCTGCGCTGGTCGTGGGACCTGCACACCCAGGAGCTGTTCGAGCAGATCGACCCCGCACTGTGGGCGGAGTCGCGGCACGACCCGCGCCGCCTGCTCGCTGCTGTGGCTCCGCAGCGACTCGCGGAACTCGCCGGGGACAGCTCCTTTCGCGAGCGGCTCGGTGGTGTGGATGCCGAACTGGACTCGTACCTGCAGCGACCCCGCTGGTTCCACCGCCAACTCGCCGACGACGGCGACCTTTCGGACAGCCCTGCAGGCACCTGGCCCGAAGACACCAAGGTCGCCTACTTCTCGCCGGAGTTCGGGATCTCCGAGGCGATCCCGCAGTACTCGGGCGGGCTCGGTGTCCTGGCCGGAGATCACGTCAAGGCTTCGAGCGACCTCGGAGTGCCTCTCGTGGCCGTCGGGCTGTTCTACCGCCATGGCTACTTCCGCCAGGAGCTGTCGGTGGACGGCTGGCAGCAGGAGCACTACGTAGACCTCGACCCCCATGCCCTCGCACTGGAGCCCTGTGTCGACGTCCGGGTGGAGGTCGAACTGGCGGGTCGCACCGCATCGCTGCAGGTGTGGAAGGCCACGATCGGCAGGGTTCCGCTGTACCTGCTCGACGCCGATGTGCCGGAGAACCCGCCTGAGCTACAACTGGTGACAGACCGCCTCTACGGCGGTGACGTGGAGCACCGGTTGCGCCAGGAGATCGTGCTCGGCATCGGCGGCGTGCGGGCGCTCGAGGCCCTCGGTGAACCCGCCAGCGTGTTCCACACCAACGAGGGCCACGCCGGGTTCCTCGGGCTCGAGCGGGTGCGTGCCCTGATGAGCGAGCAGGACCTGACCTTTGCCGAGGCATTCGAGGGTGTCCGCGCCGGGTCGGTGTTCACGACCCACACGCCTGTGCCCGCCGGAATCGACCGGTTCCCCCGCGAGCTGATCGAGAAGTATTTCTCGAGTTGGGCGCAGGAATGCGGCGTCACGATCGAGGACCTGATGCGTCTGGGCCGAAGGCCCGGCCCGGATGCCGAGGACCGGTTCAACATGGCGGTGATGGGAATGCGGCTGGCCCGCCACCGCAACGGGGTGTCCGAGCTCCACGGCTCGGTCAGCCGCACGATGTTCTCCGAACTCTGGCCGGGTGTTCCGCAACGAGAGGTGCCGGTGGGGCACATCACCAACGGCGTGCACGGCAACACCTGGGTCAGCCCCGAGTTCTCCCGCCTGTTCGAGTCGGCCATGGGGCGCCAGTGGCAGTGGGACCCCTACGCGTGGGACGGCGTCGACTCGATCCCGGACTCCGAGCTGGACCAGGCGCGCCGCAGCGGCCGTGAACGGCTCATTGCGACGGTGCGCGGGGCGATCCGTGAGACCGCGCTGGCCGCGGGCCGCTCTCCCTCCGACCTCGAATGGGTATCCAGCGCACTCGACCCCGACGTGCTCACGATCTGCTTCGCACGCCGCATGGCGACCCACAAGCGCGCTGCGTTGCTGCTCAGCCAGCCCGACCGCCTGAGGGCGTTGCTCAGCGACCCGGACCTGCCCGTGCAGTTCGTGTTCGCCGGCAAGGCACACCCCCAGGACGACCGCGGCAAGGAGATGATCCGGCAGTTGGTCGCCTTCTCCCACGAGCCCGGCCATCGCCATCGGTTCGTATTCGTCGAGGACTACGACATGGCGATCGCCCGGTCGATGGTGCAGGGCGCAGACGTGTGGCTCAATACGCCGCTGAGGCCCCTCGAGGCGTCGGGCACGAGCGGCATGAAGGCCGTGCTCAACGGCGCCCTGCACTGTTCGGTCCTCGACGGATGGTGGGCGGAGTGCTTCTCGCCGGGCTCCGACGACGGAGGGGGCCTGCCCAACGGCTGGGCGATCTCCTCGGCCCCGGAATCCGAGGACGAGGAGCGGCGATCGGAGCTCGAAGCCGACAGCCTCTTCGAATTGCTCGAGAACCAGGTCATCCCGATGTTCGCCCGGCGCGACCCGGCGGGCCTGCGCACCGACTGGCTGGCCCGGGTCCGGGAGTCACTGCGAACGCTGGGGCCACAGGTCGGAGCACACCGCATGGTGCGCGACTACGTGACCGACGAGTACCTGCCTGCCGCACACCGAAGCGCATCCGCGGGCGCCGACGACTGGAAGGCTGCCCGGGAGCTCGCCGCGTTCCGCGCCCGCGTGGCGCGGGCCTGGCCCGCCGTGCGCGTCGACGACGTGCGCACCGACGAGGGCGTAGCGGACCTAGGTGGCGCGAGGGCGGTGGAGGCGGTCGTCTCGCTCGGCGAGCTCACACCTCAGGAAGCCCAGGTGCAGCTGGTGACGGGCCACGTCGGCCCCACCGGCGAGCTGGAGCACCCGGTGATCGTGACCATGTCGTGCGCGGAACCACCTGTGGATGGGCTCTACCGCTATACCGGCGAAGCACCGCTCGAGGTGGCCGGACGGATGGGAGTCACCGTGCGGGTGGTGCCCGACCATCCTCTGCTCACGGACGCCGTCGAGTTCGGCCGGATCGCCTGGGCCGGTTGA